A region of Vitis vinifera cultivar Pinot Noir 40024 chromosome 15, ASM3070453v1 DNA encodes the following proteins:
- the LOC100251258 gene encoding protein transport protein SEC16B homolog has protein sequence MASPPLQVEDQTDEDFFNQLVDDEIDSTRSGPGIVEGDDADEAKVFRNPSISEVGTAGVSAGNVESGVNVEQGNGDGAVSTLSDTGEDALVTSSKFVTPGTVIESGDEAVGEESLPSTSIGENSGSSGRGVKVVQWSSFNSDSHLQGGIMSYSDFFNELGDRTRDPFDNAVNQESSGAEFNNMSSVSGNPVEDLSSLNSTQHQESQNYGVAREQAVDGQDLNSSQHWEELYPGWRYDPRTGEWHQLEGYDANASMNAQIAGDGIVSNQRSDAHYFQQTTQSLSIMGSVAEECTGGSVPNWNQISQGNVEYPAHMVFDPQYPGWYYDTIALEWRLLESYNPSVNHSMTVNNNQQNQTGSVLSGNFFTNKSHTIHEQVENYGLKGLSGQSQVADWDGSASDYCQQQKNIWQSETVSESDAIVFTAKQQMQNLYGSQFHVNNFSNQQTGSKSLGIGASYEQTSHGFDGTNEVSGFQSFTPGENLSRHHNQTNMDLSQQMQFSPAYFDGQKSVNLPQQPHQSDTQFSYAPKERWSSAGRPPHPLVTFGFGGKLLVMKDNGSFLTNSSYGHQDSAGGVVNVLNLMDVVVGKNDSLCTGTGGRDYFHILSHQSFPGPLVGGNVGSRELNKWVDEKIAKCESSNMDYRKGEVLRLLFSLLKIACQYYGKLRSPFGTDQALKESDSPESAVAKLFSYAKRNGVQHSEYGTLTRCLQNLPSEAQIQATALEVQKLLVSGRKKEALGCAIEGQLWGPALVLAAQLGDQFYGDTVKQMALQQLVAGSPLRTLCLLIAGQPADVFSNTANISQQSGQIWAGANSMLDEWEENLAIITANRTKDDELVIIHLGDCLWKERGEIAAAHICYLVAEANFESYSDSARLCLIGADHWKFPRTYASPEAIQRTEFYEYSKVLGNSQFILLPFQPYKIIYAHMLAEVGKVSDSLKYCQAILKSLKTGRAPEVETWKLLVSSLDERIRTHQQGGYSTNLAPTKLVGKLLTLFDSTAHRVVGGLPPPVPSASHGNVRRSEQVNQPGGPRVSNSQSTMAMSSLMPSASMEPISDWMGEGNRLTKPNRSISEPDFGRTPRKVDSSKEASPDIKASSSGAPSRFGRFGSQIFQKTVGLVLRSRPDRQAKLGEKNKFYYDEKLKRWVEEGTELPSEEAALPPPPPTSVFQNGMPDSSMKDAAKVENSESNGGPEIKSPNSSERGSGIPPIPPSSNQFSARGRMGVRSRYVDTFNKGGGTATNLFQSPSIPSPKPGIVSNPKFFIPTPIASGEETIQTTRESIQEATGTNENLSRSVKNDGFAPPPTSTSSSMAMQRHPSMNDILYNSMGTTAKSNPSVIPHSRRTASWSGTFSDSISQSIRTDVKPLGEVLGMNPSQYLPSNSSPMRFSVSGNSIGDDLHEVEL, from the exons TGGAAACGTCGAGTCTGGGGTCAATGTGGAACAGGGTAATGGAGATGGCGCCGTGTCCACATTATCGGATACTGGGGAGGACGCTTTGGTTACGTCATCAAAATTTGTGACACCCGGTACTGTGATTGAATCTGGTGATGAAGCAGTGGGGGAAGAAAGTTTACCGAGTACTAGCATTGGTGAGAATAGCGGGTCTTCGGGAAGAGGTGTTAAAGTGGTACAATGGAGTTCGTTCAACTCAGATTCTCATCTTCAGGGTGGCATCATGTCGTATTcagatttttttaatgaattggGGGATCGTACAAGAGATCCATTTGATAATGCAGTAAACCAAGAGAGTTCTGGGGCTGAATTCAATAACATGAGCAGTGTTTCAGGAAACCCAGTTGAGGATTTGAGTTCCTTGAATTCCACACAACATCAAGAAAGCCAAAACTATGGGGTGGCTAGGGAGCAGGCAGTAGATGGGCAGGATTTGAATAGTAGTCAGCACTGGGAAGAGCTCTATCCAGGGTGGAGATATGATCCAAGGACTGGAGAATGGCATCAGTTAGAAGGTTATGATGCAAATGCTAGTATGAATGCTCAGATAGCAGGTGATGGGATTGTTTCAAACCAGAGATCCGATGCTCACTATTTTCAGCAAACCACACAGTCTCTTTCCATCATGGGAAGTGTGGCTGAAGAATGTACAGGTGGTAGTGTACCTAATTGGAATCAGATTTCACAAGGTAATGTGGAATACCCAGCACACATGGTGTTTGATCCACAGTATCCTGGTTGGTACTATGACACAATTGCCCTAGAATGGAGGTTGTTAGAGTCTTATAATCCATCTGTAAATCACTCAATGACTGTCAATAATAACCAGCAAAATCAAACTGGAAGTGTTTTGTCAGGTAATTTCTTCACCAACAAGAGTCATACCATCCATGAGCAAGTTGAAAATTATGGATTGAAAGGCCTCAGTGGTCAAAGCCAAGTTGCAGATTGGGATGGATCTGCGAGTGATTACTGTCAGCAACAGAAGAATATTTGGCAATCTGAGACAGTTTCTGAGAGTGATGCAATTGTTTTTACTGCAAAACAGCAAATGCAGAATCTCTATGGTTCACAATTTCATGTGAACAATTTTTCTAATCAACAAACAGGTTCAAAATCCTTGGGGATAGGTGCTTCATACGAACAAACAAGTCATGGTTTTGATGGCACTAATGAGGTTTCAGGGTTTCAAAGCTTTACTCCTGGTGAAAACCTTTCTCGACACCATAATCAGACGAATATGGATCTAAGCCAACAGATGCAATTTTCTCCTGCTTACTTTGATGGACAAAAATCAGTAAATTTACCACAGCAGCCACATCAGAGTGACACACAGTTCTCTTATGCTCCCAAAGAGCGTTGGTCATCTGCTGGACGACCTCCACATCCATTGGTTACTTTTGGGTTTGGTGGAAAACTCCTAGTTATGAAAGATAACGGTTCTTTTCTAACAAACTCTTCATATGGACACCAG GACTCAGCAGGAGGTGTGGTTAATGTTCTCAACTTGATGGATGTTGTTGTGGGCAAAAATGATTCTTTGTGCACTGGAACTGGTGGTCGTGATTATTTCCATATATTATCGCATCAATCTTTTCCTGGACCTCTGGTCGGAGGGAATGTTGGAAGCAGAGAGTTGAATAAATGGGTTGATGAGAAGATTGCAAAATGTGAATCTTCAAACATGGACTATAGAAAAGGCGAGGTCCTGAGGTTGCTTTTCTCTTTGCTGAAAATAGCATGCCAGTATTATGGGAAACTCCGTTCTCCCTTTGGCACTGACCAAGCATTGAAG GAAAGTGATTCTCCTGAATCTGCTGTAGCTAAGCTCTTTTCATATGCTAAAAGAAATGGTGTGCAACATAGTGAGTATGGCACTCTTACACGATGCTTGCAGAACTTGCCTTCCGAAGCACAGATTCAG GCTACTGCTCTTGAAGTACAGAAGCTTCTTGTCTCTGGTAGAAAAAAGGAGGCTTTAGGATGTGCAATAGAAGGTCAATTATGGGGACCTGCACTTGTTCTGGCTGCTCAACTTGGTGATCAG TTTTATGGTGATACCGTGAAGCAAATGGCACTTCAGCAGTTAGTTGCAGGATCACCTTTGCGGACGTTGTGCCTGTTAATTGCAGGGCAGCCAGCAGATGTCTTTTCCAATACTGCAAATATATCTCAACAGTCTGGCCAG ATATGGGCTGGGGCAAACAGTATGCTAGATGAATGGGAAGAGAATTTGGCCATAATAACTGCTAACAGAACAAAAGATGATGAGCTTGTTATTATTCATCTTGGTGATTGCCTATGGAAGGAGAGGGGTGAG ATTGCTGCTGCCCACATCTGTTACTTAGTTGCTGAAGCAAACTTTGAGTCATATTCAGACAGTGCAAGACTATGTCTTATTGGTGCAGATCATTGGAAATTCCCCCGAACATATGCTAGTCCAGAGGCTATTCAG AGGACAGAATTCTATGAATATTCAAAGGTGCTTGGCAATTCTCAGTTTATCCTACTACCTTTTCAGCCTTATAAGATTATTTATGCCCACATGCTGGCTGAAGTGGGAAAAGTTTCAGATTCTTTAAA GTACTGTCAGGCAATTTTGAAATCTCTAAAAACTGGACGAGCACCTGAAGTGGAAACATGGAAACTGTTAGTATCATCTCTTGACGAGCGGATAAGAACCCATCAGCAG GGTGGTTACTCAACTAATTTGGCTCCAACAAAACTGGTGGGTAAATTGCTGACTTTATTTGATAGTACTGCTCATCGTGTTGTTGGAGGTCTTCCCCCTCCTGTACCATCAGCATCACATGGCAATGTTCGACGTAGTGAACAAGTTAACCAGCCTGGAGGCCCAAGGGTATCGAACAGTCAATCGACGATGGCGATGTCTTCATTAATGCCTTCGGCATCAATGGAACCTATAAGTGACTGGATGGGTGAGGGCAATCGACTGACAAAGCCTAATAGAAGCATTTCGGAGCCAGACTTTGGAAGAACTCCAAGAAAG GTTGATTCATCCAAGGAAGCCTCTCCTGATATAAAAGCATCCAGTTCGGGGGCACCTTCTCGTTTTGGCCGTTTTGGCTCACAAATATTCCAAAAGACTGTGGGGTTGGTCTTAAGATCCCGCCCTGACCGGCAG GCAAAACTAGGTgagaagaataaattttattatgatGAAAAGCTCAAGCGATGGGTTGAGGAAGGTACTGAACTTCCATCTGAAGAAGCAGCCTTGCCGCCCCCACCACCAACTTCAGTTTTCCAGAACGGAATGCCAGATAGCAGCATGAAAGATGCAGCCAAAGTTGAAAACTCAGAGAGTAATGGTGGGCCAGAAATCAAAAGCCCAAATTCTTCTGAACGGGGTTCTGGGATCCCACCTATCCCACCCTCTTCAAATCAGTTCTCTGCTCGTGGGCGCATGGGTGTTCGCTCAAG GTATGTTGACACATTCAACAAGGGTGGTGGGACAGCAACAAACTTGTTCCAGTCACCTTCAATTCCATCCCCAAAACCTGGAATTGTTTCCAACCCCAAGTTTTTCATCCCCACTCCAATAGCCTCGGGAGAAGAAACAATACAAACCACTAGAGAAAGCATTCAAGAAGCCACAGGAACCAATGAAAATCTTTCTAGATCTGTTAAGAACGATGGATTTGCACCTCCACCAACATCAACATCATCATCAATGGCTATGCAACGGCATCCTAGCATGAATGACATCTTATACAACAGTATGGGAACCACGGCAAAATCCAACCCCTCTGTTATTCCTCACTCCCGCCGAACAGCATCATGGAGTGGAACCTTTAGTGATTCTATAAGTCAGTCTATAAGGACTGATGTAAAACCGCTAGGAGAAGTACTTGGTATGAACCCGTCACAATATCTGCCCAGTAACTCTTCGCCAATGCGGTTTTCAGTGAGTGGCAATAGTATTGGGGATGATCTGCATGAAGTTGAACTTTGA